A stretch of Lactuca sativa cultivar Salinas chromosome 6, Lsat_Salinas_v11, whole genome shotgun sequence DNA encodes these proteins:
- the LOC111904536 gene encoding 21 kDa protein, whose translation MDKLGVYLQILLVALHYTTSSASTAAMNYVTASCNTTRYPSLCVRCLSSYADSIQGNDLKLAKAAISVSLNNANSTTAYISKLAASSGLKPNIYQAVKDCVNNMNNCVSSLNQSVQELERMGQFRGQSFEWHMSNIKTWVSSALTNQNTCSRGFSDGSVDGPVKDAVVRRMSYVTQLTSNALALVNRFALRHKAGTHMP comes from the coding sequence ATGGATAAACTAGGAGTTTACTTGCAAATCCTCCTTGTGGCCCTCCACTACACCACAAGCAGTGCCTCCACCGCTGCCATGAACTACGTCACAGCCTCATGCAATACAACCCGCTACCCATCACTCTGTGTCCGTTGTCTCTCAAGTTATGCTGATTCTATCCAAGGAAACGATTTAAAGCTTGCGAAAGCAGCCATTTCTGTGAGCCTAAACAACGCCAATTCCACGACAGCATACATTTCAAAACTGGCTGCGTCGTCAGGACTGAAACCAAACATCTACCAGGCTGTGAAAGACTGTGTAAACAACATGAACAATTGTGTGTCAAGCCTAAACCAATCGGTTCAGGAGCTCGAGAGAATGGGTCAGTTTAGAGGCCAGAGCTTCGAATGGCACATGAGTAACATCAAAACATGGGTAAGTTCTGCTCTTACGAATCAAAACACCTGTAGTAGAGGATTCTCTGATGGTTCCGTTGATGGACCTGTGAAGGATGCTGTTGTTAGGAGGATGAGTTATGTAACGCAGCTCACTAGCAATGCACTTGCTTTGGTCAATAGGTTTGCTTTGAGGCATAAAGCTGGTACCCACATGCCTTAA